A stretch of the Lolium perenne isolate Kyuss_39 chromosome 3, Kyuss_2.0, whole genome shotgun sequence genome encodes the following:
- the LOC139838694 gene encoding uncharacterized protein, producing MEERERRHQEEQMQMQQQLRENMQMQQQMLQQMQQQQQMFQQMFMNQAVLTSPPGSSAPSTSCPPMFPNWIPAPDPAVMALLQQAPSQSPLTPGLTVNNTGIIRSLQQFLGEFSYTSNSSIPCHL from the exons atggaagaaagggaacggaggcaccaagaggagcagatgcagatgcagcagcagcTTAGGGAGAACATGCAGATGCAGCAGCAGATGTTGCAGCAGATGCAACAACAGCAGCAGATGTTCCAGCAGATGTTCATGAACCAGGCCGTGCTGACTTCCCCACCGGGGAGTAGTGCTCCTAGCACGTCGTGTCCTCCTATGTTCCCCAACTGG ATCCCCGCGCCTGATCCGGCTGTGATGGCGCTCCTCCAGCAAGCGCCAAGTCAGAGCCCGCTGACACCTGGCTTGACTGTCAACAATACGGGCATCATCCGGAGCCTGCAGCAGTTTCTAGGTGAGTTCTCCTACACTTCTAATTCTTCCATACCATGTCACTTGTGA